In Physeter macrocephalus isolate SW-GA chromosome 2, ASM283717v5, whole genome shotgun sequence, a single window of DNA contains:
- the LOC112067627 gene encoding small integral membrane protein 24-like yields the protein MDRFWTTPRQFSLLAALVPRLVQAQPLAQRKPWLVGLGAALASLFLIFVLTLVYAIWCSEPGDSDQEKEKETVRNEEKEGEGDWGLELEERGASEP from the exons ATGGATAGATTCTGGACGACCCCCCGCCAATTCTCCCTTCTCGCAGCTCTGGTCCCGCGGCTGGTTCAGGCCCAACCCT TGGCCCAGCGGAAGCCGTggctggtggggctgggggctgcactGGCCTCCCTGTTCCTCATCTTTGTCCTCACCTTGGTCTATGCCATCTGGTGCAGCGAGCCCGGGGACAG CgatcaagagaaggaaaaggagactgTGAGaaatgaggagaaggagggagagggcgACTGGGGGTTGGaactggaggagagaggggcctCCGAACCATGA
- the LOC102994122 gene encoding small integral membrane protein 24, whose translation MGTLETLLLLSALLLSPAEAQQALQRHLKPWLVGLAAVVGFLFIIFILMLANHIWCSKERAEDEEESAFRMDPHLNEEVVLSKEDKKGKKKKEKQAEKEGESNLGLELEEKEERRDQEKVKNMAM comes from the exons ATGGGGACCCTGGAGACCCTTCTCCTCCTCAGCGCCCTGCTCCTGTCGCCAGCTGAGGCCCAGCAGG CCTTACAGCGCCATCTGAAGCCATGGCTGGTGGGCCTGGCTGCTGTCGTGGGGTTCCTGTTCATCATCTTCATCCTCATGCTGGCCAACCATATCTGGTGCTCCAAAGAGAG AGCTGAGGATGAAGAGGAGTCCGCATTCAGAATGGATCCCCACTTGAACGAGGAAGTGGTCCTGAG TAAAGAAGacaagaaggggaagaaaaagaaggagaaacaggctgagaaggaaggagagagcaacttggggctggagctggaggagaaagaggagcgCAGAGACCAGGAGAAAGTCAAGAACATGGCCATGTGA